In Rubrobacter radiotolerans DSM 5868, a genomic segment contains:
- a CDS encoding PaaI family thioesterase: MEKDLKENAAQENPGTERDWSRIDWNELDFLKWPGLRLVEARDGRAVMELHVRDHHRGGGGHPLSINGGIVSYMFDGLLGAAVSSTWDERTVGQVTMTLTTQFKGQIVASEVLRGEAEVTQRGGSTVFVDGRVFSDDGSIGATCTGIFRLFNRR; this comes from the coding sequence TTGGAGAAGGACCTGAAAGAGAACGCGGCACAGGAGAACCCGGGGACAGAGCGGGACTGGAGCAGAATAGACTGGAACGAGCTCGACTTCCTCAAGTGGCCGGGGCTCAGGCTCGTCGAGGCCCGGGACGGCCGGGCGGTCATGGAGCTTCACGTTCGGGACCATCACCGGGGCGGCGGAGGGCATCCGCTCTCGATCAACGGCGGCATCGTCAGCTACATGTTCGACGGTCTGCTCGGGGCGGCGGTCTCCTCGACCTGGGACGAGAGGACGGTCGGTCAGGTGACGATGACCCTGACCACGCAGTTCAAGGGGCAGATCGTCGCCTCCGAGGTCCTCAGGGGAGAGGCCGAGGTTACGCAGCGCGGCGGCTCGACCGTCTTTGTCGACGGGCGCGTGTTCTCCGACGACGGCTCGATCGGCGCGACCTGCACCGGGATCTTCAGGCTCTTCAACCGCAGGTAG
- a CDS encoding HD-GYP domain-containing protein, which yields MISLHLIHTRQIENEQLREENAALLSANVGFVASLVGTLGEKHAYVARNSVASSVYAGDVAREFGFDRKREDLVRVAALLQDAGLFAVPDAVVRVSPQRLNPDGRTELARHPELSERLLAGVPGFEEAAQWVRWHHERLDGSGFPDGVRGRWLPLEARMLAVAEVYASLVLDTPEAPALSPEEARFTLTSLAGESLDREVVKALLRLLDREDEAYARATGERFARSVPDAARSGLSRTGTDGHGTLRVVGR from the coding sequence TTGATCTCTTTGCACCTCATACACACGCGCCAGATCGAGAACGAGCAGCTTCGGGAGGAGAACGCCGCTCTCCTCTCGGCGAACGTCGGCTTTGTCGCCTCGCTCGTCGGGACGCTCGGGGAGAAGCACGCGTATGTCGCGCGGAACTCGGTCGCCTCCTCGGTCTATGCCGGGGACGTGGCGCGGGAGTTCGGCTTCGACCGGAAGCGGGAGGACCTTGTAAGGGTCGCGGCGCTCCTTCAGGACGCGGGCCTTTTCGCCGTGCCGGACGCCGTTGTCCGGGTCTCGCCGCAGCGGCTCAACCCCGACGGCCGGACCGAGCTTGCGCGCCACCCGGAGCTCTCGGAGAGACTCCTCGCCGGGGTGCCGGGCTTCGAGGAGGCGGCGCAGTGGGTCCGCTGGCACCACGAGCGGCTCGACGGCTCGGGCTTTCCGGACGGCGTGCGCGGCCGGTGGCTGCCGCTGGAGGCGCGGATGCTCGCGGTCGCCGAGGTGTACGCCTCGCTCGTCCTCGACACTCCCGAAGCTCCCGCGCTCTCGCCGGAGGAGGCCCGCTTCACCCTCACCTCGCTCGCCGGAGAGTCGCTCGACCGGGAGGTCGTCAAGGCCCTGCTGCGTCTGCTGGATCGCGAGGACGAGGCGTACGCCCGGGCGACCGGAGAACGCTTCGCGCGCAGCGTCCCGGACGCTGCGAGGAGCGGACTCTCCCGGACGGGCACGGACGGACACGGGACTCTCAGGGTAGTAGGGCGGTAG
- a CDS encoding LTA synthase family protein, translated as MTLRGDEERRSGLRGLLTRGDWVYLLSLLLPLFAYNLTLKVLRITGQTDPPGFLGFLDLIRSDILFNLGFVALWVGLFAALHGRVVRAVLLVVFHLSCLLLLALNTASHFYYATTGSTLDYNTIALTVQTFNEVSGVIATEVTTGRLALLSLVLFYAVAGPALATRLAARDWHLPVFSTRTLRTSGYRAALVVCGATVALVSLSALPSMTGASNTFSRDTVMNLVISEVASPRVDQARISARLQKSELPTDASLVETPSTEKKNVVLIFLESERASATSLHNEDLDTTPVLEELARDSLVAENAYAVVPHTSKSMVAAHCGIEPPLDTVMTESEPNGIPAKCLPELLGEEGYRSVFFQSATEEFERRRDLVGNFGYNDFYPLESLPKEGYDVVNYFGYEDDIMLEPSRTWLEENRDEPFLASYLTITTHHDYNVPPDFPKRRFVEDDLFNDYLNTVAYQDEFLGKLIQQYKDLGLYENTVFVIMADHGEGFGEHNGLMQHDNTIYDEGVKIPLLIHDGSGEFEGGESVETPVQNIAVLQTVADVLGYRIENDHYRGYSLLREESLPESIRISCWTENRCMSRIEGPQKYIYHFSNRAEEVFDLALDPLETEDVSEDLDAEELSRLRYDLLGWQAQVRADYERHLQENSPEKTTAEEPPEPSGEE; from the coding sequence ATGACGTTGAGAGGGGACGAAGAGCGGCGTTCGGGCCTGCGAGGCCTGCTCACACGCGGGGACTGGGTGTATCTGCTCTCCCTGCTCCTGCCCCTGTTCGCGTACAACCTTACCCTCAAGGTCCTGAGGATAACCGGCCAGACCGACCCACCCGGCTTTCTCGGGTTTCTTGACCTGATCCGCTCGGACATCCTCTTCAACCTCGGGTTCGTCGCGCTCTGGGTCGGTCTTTTCGCGGCGCTTCACGGGAGGGTCGTGAGAGCGGTCCTGCTCGTCGTCTTCCACCTCTCGTGCCTGCTCCTGCTCGCGCTCAACACCGCCTCGCACTTCTACTACGCGACGACCGGCTCGACGCTCGACTACAACACCATCGCCCTTACGGTCCAGACCTTCAACGAAGTCTCGGGCGTTATAGCGACCGAGGTCACGACCGGACGGCTCGCGCTGCTCTCGCTCGTCCTTTTCTACGCCGTGGCCGGGCCCGCGCTCGCTACGCGACTTGCCGCCCGCGACTGGCACCTGCCGGTCTTCAGCACCCGTACGCTCAGGACGAGCGGCTACCGGGCGGCGCTCGTCGTCTGTGGCGCGACGGTCGCGCTCGTCTCGCTCTCCGCGCTCCCGAGCATGACCGGAGCCTCGAACACGTTCTCCCGGGACACGGTGATGAACCTCGTTATAAGCGAGGTCGCGAGCCCGAGGGTGGACCAGGCCCGCATAAGCGCAAGGCTCCAGAAGAGCGAGCTCCCGACCGACGCCTCGCTCGTCGAGACCCCGAGCACCGAGAAGAAGAACGTGGTCCTGATCTTCCTAGAGTCCGAGCGTGCGAGCGCGACGAGCCTCCACAACGAGGACCTCGACACCACGCCCGTCCTCGAAGAGCTTGCCAGGGACAGCCTCGTCGCCGAGAACGCCTACGCCGTCGTGCCGCACACCTCCAAGTCCATGGTCGCGGCGCACTGCGGCATCGAGCCCCCGCTCGACACGGTGATGACCGAGTCCGAGCCGAACGGCATCCCGGCGAAGTGCCTGCCCGAGCTTCTCGGAGAGGAGGGCTACCGGAGCGTCTTCTTCCAGTCGGCGACCGAGGAGTTCGAGCGCCGGAGGGACCTTGTCGGGAACTTCGGCTACAACGACTTCTACCCGCTCGAATCGCTCCCGAAGGAAGGCTACGACGTCGTCAACTACTTCGGCTACGAGGACGACATAATGCTCGAGCCGAGCCGGACGTGGCTTGAGGAAAACCGGGACGAGCCGTTCCTCGCAAGCTACCTGACGATCACGACCCACCACGATTACAACGTCCCGCCCGACTTCCCGAAGCGGCGTTTTGTCGAGGACGACCTCTTCAACGACTACCTGAACACCGTCGCCTACCAGGACGAGTTCCTCGGGAAGCTCATACAGCAGTACAAGGACCTCGGGCTCTACGAGAACACGGTCTTCGTGATCATGGCCGACCACGGAGAGGGCTTCGGCGAGCACAACGGCCTCATGCAGCACGACAACACCATCTACGACGAGGGCGTGAAGATCCCCCTCCTCATCCACGACGGCTCTGGCGAGTTCGAGGGCGGCGAGTCGGTCGAGACGCCGGTCCAGAACATCGCCGTTTTGCAGACCGTTGCGGACGTGCTCGGCTACCGCATCGAGAACGACCACTACCGGGGCTACTCGCTTCTAAGGGAGGAGTCGCTCCCTGAGTCCATCCGCATCAGCTGCTGGACGGAGAACCGCTGCATGTCCCGGATCGAGGGCCCACAGAAGTACATCTACCACTTCTCGAACCGCGCCGAGGAGGTCTTCGACCTCGCGCTCGACCCGCTTGAGACCGAGGACGTCTCCGAAGACCTCGACGCCGAGGAGCTCTCGCGCCTGCGCTACGACCTTCTCGGCTGGCAGGCTCAGGTCCGCGCCGACTACGAGCGCCACCTGCAGGAGAACTCTCCCGAGAAGACGACCGCTGAAGAGCCTCCGGAACCCTCTGGGGAGGAGTAG
- a CDS encoding Crp/Fnr family transcriptional regulator: MLRHDTGGFAATSLPEGFSLEDFERAGLRTIERKFKPKDTIFAPGDPDDQLYFLLSGVIRIYKIYGDYKEATTALIQDGGIFGKLDLVEGRWQDVFAEAVTEATVASVQKSSLEQVIRNRPEFALKLFSSLSERLRQSDEVIESLLHREVSTRLATLLLNLADRFGVQNGRGVVVDVRLTHQDLANMIASTREAVSKVMSEFQRDGHIETKNRKITLLDQAALNELASGPAYFRY, from the coding sequence ATGCTCAGGCACGACACTGGGGGCTTCGCGGCGACCAGTCTCCCCGAGGGCTTCAGCCTCGAAGACTTCGAGCGGGCCGGTCTGAGGACCATCGAGCGAAAGTTCAAGCCGAAAGACACCATCTTCGCGCCCGGCGATCCGGACGACCAGCTCTACTTCCTTCTCTCGGGGGTTATCCGAATCTACAAGATCTACGGCGACTACAAGGAGGCGACGACCGCCCTGATCCAGGATGGCGGGATCTTCGGCAAGCTAGACCTTGTCGAGGGCCGCTGGCAGGACGTCTTTGCCGAGGCCGTAACCGAGGCGACCGTCGCCTCGGTCCAGAAGTCCTCGCTGGAGCAGGTGATCCGCAACCGCCCCGAGTTCGCCCTGAAGCTCTTCTCCTCGCTCTCTGAGCGCCTCAGGCAGTCCGACGAGGTTATAGAGAGCCTTCTTCACCGGGAGGTCTCGACGCGCCTTGCGACGCTGCTCCTGAACCTCGCGGACCGCTTCGGCGTCCAGAACGGGCGCGGCGTCGTCGTTGACGTGCGGCTTACGCATCAGGACCTTGCGAACATGATCGCCTCGACGCGCGAGGCCGTCTCGAAGGTGATGAGCGAGTTCCAGCGCGACGGGCACATCGAGACAAAGAACCGGAAGATCACCCTCCTCGATCAGGCCGCTCTAAACGAGCTCGCCTCCGGCCCGGCCTACTTCCGCTACTGA
- a CDS encoding glycosyltransferase family 2 protein produces the protein MEERQESVALRPGGEFDGVSVVVPVFNEAECIERTHAEIETALDGIPHEIIYVDDGSTDGTGAILETLVARSEEVGVIRFRRNFGKSAALAAGFSRVRYRTVATMDADLQDDPREIPRLLEKMFEEDLDLVSGWKRDRKDPLEKRVPSKLFNRTTQVLTGVRLNDFNCGLKVYRTEVVREVTLYGELHRYIPALAHYRGFRVGEEVVNHRPRGGGSSKFGFERYVRGMFDLMSIVFLGLYQRRPLHLFGGIGLAISSVGVAICAYLTVLKFAGYGIGDRPLLILGVLLIIVGVQSVSFGLIAELIARTSYASSEPPYSISREMRGAANRPDLHPEIRNGNPSPAGGLPEGEFPETGLRTSRNEV, from the coding sequence GTGGAGGAACGCCAGGAGAGCGTTGCGCTGCGGCCGGGCGGGGAGTTCGACGGCGTCTCGGTGGTCGTTCCGGTCTTTAACGAGGCAGAGTGCATCGAGCGGACGCACGCCGAGATAGAGACCGCGCTCGACGGGATACCGCACGAGATCATCTACGTGGACGACGGCTCGACCGACGGTACGGGGGCCATCCTGGAGACGCTCGTGGCCCGGAGCGAGGAGGTCGGTGTGATCCGCTTCCGCAGAAACTTCGGGAAGAGCGCGGCGCTTGCGGCCGGGTTCTCGCGGGTCAGATACCGGACGGTCGCGACGATGGACGCCGACCTTCAGGACGACCCGAGGGAGATCCCGCGCCTTCTTGAGAAGATGTTCGAGGAGGACCTCGACCTGGTCTCCGGCTGGAAGCGCGACCGGAAGGACCCGCTCGAAAAGCGCGTCCCGTCAAAGCTCTTCAACCGGACGACGCAGGTTCTTACCGGCGTGCGGCTCAACGACTTCAACTGCGGCCTGAAGGTCTACCGGACCGAGGTCGTCCGGGAGGTAACGCTCTACGGGGAGCTTCACCGCTACATCCCCGCCCTCGCCCACTACCGGGGGTTCAGGGTCGGCGAGGAGGTCGTGAACCACCGGCCGAGGGGTGGCGGCTCGTCGAAGTTCGGCTTCGAGCGCTACGTGCGCGGGATGTTCGACCTGATGAGCATCGTGTTCCTCGGGCTCTACCAGAGGCGACCGCTGCACCTGTTCGGCGGGATCGGGCTTGCGATCTCTTCGGTCGGGGTCGCCATCTGCGCCTACCTCACGGTCCTGAAGTTCGCCGGATACGGCATCGGTGACCGCCCGCTCCTCATACTCGGAGTGCTGCTTATAATCGTCGGGGTCCAGAGCGTCTCCTTCGGCCTGATCGCCGAGCTGATCGCCCGCACGAGCTACGCCTCCTCGGAGCCGCCGTACAGCATCTCCCGCGAGATGCGCGGAGCAGCAAACCGCCCGGACCTCCATCCGGAGATCCGCAACGGGAACCCCTCCCCGGCCGGCGGCCTCCCGGAGGGAGAGTTCCCGGAGACGGGCCTTCGGACCTCGCGGAACGAGGTCTGA
- a CDS encoding lysylphosphatidylglycerol synthase transmembrane domain-containing protein — MKETKESRKFPVTGKGIFSRLKRAQRFVGPALVLLVAVFLVRALVASWDEVREYEWRLDLPYLALSVGLMFLYYAQQWGGWRLVMRSFGDPLTRSESVAIWFATILGRYVPGSVAMVAGRVVMCGRRGIPARDTLASIVYENALILISALIVTAASVPFWPDFVYRNYALLLLALAPVGLVMLHPTVFRKATSFVLVRVGREPLQKTLPFGRVFWLLLYYIGGWVLLGLAFAALTNAVADVSLEDLALLIGGYAFAWEVGFLSIVTPSGLGVKEGVLGLVLSLILPTPAVLAVVVLSRLWQTLVELFCAAVVWTYFKGSAVFADR, encoded by the coding sequence ATGAAAGAGACAAAGGAGTCCCGGAAGTTCCCCGTTACCGGGAAAGGCATCTTCTCGCGGCTCAAGCGAGCGCAGCGCTTCGTCGGTCCGGCGCTGGTTTTGCTTGTTGCGGTCTTTCTTGTGCGGGCGCTCGTGGCGAGTTGGGACGAGGTGCGCGAGTACGAGTGGAGGCTGGATCTCCCCTACCTCGCTCTCTCGGTCGGGCTGATGTTCCTCTACTACGCGCAGCAGTGGGGCGGCTGGCGGCTCGTGATGCGCTCCTTCGGGGACCCGCTAACGAGGTCCGAGTCGGTGGCGATCTGGTTTGCAACGATCCTCGGGCGCTACGTACCCGGGAGCGTGGCGATGGTCGCCGGGCGAGTCGTTATGTGCGGCAGGCGCGGCATCCCGGCTCGCGACACGCTCGCGAGCATCGTCTACGAGAACGCCCTCATCCTTATAAGCGCCCTGATCGTCACCGCAGCCTCGGTCCCGTTCTGGCCGGACTTCGTGTACCGCAACTACGCTCTTCTCCTGCTCGCCCTCGCGCCGGTCGGGCTCGTCATGCTCCACCCGACGGTCTTCCGGAAAGCGACGAGCTTCGTGCTCGTGAGAGTCGGGCGCGAACCTCTTCAGAAGACGCTCCCCTTCGGACGCGTGTTCTGGCTGCTCCTCTACTACATCGGGGGCTGGGTGCTGCTCGGCCTGGCCTTCGCCGCGCTCACGAACGCCGTGGCGGACGTCTCTCTTGAGGACCTCGCGCTCCTTATCGGGGGCTACGCCTTTGCCTGGGAGGTCGGGTTCCTCTCGATCGTCACCCCGAGCGGCCTCGGCGTAAAGGAGGGCGTCCTCGGGCTCGTGCTCTCGCTGATCCTCCCGACCCCCGCCGTTCTCGCCGTCGTCGTTCTCTCGCGTCTCTGGCAGACGCTCGTGGAGCTTTTCTGCGCGGCGGTCGTGTGGACCTACTTCAAGGGCTCTGCGGTCTTTGCGGACCGCTAG
- the acs gene encoding acetate--CoA ligase — protein MSEEQTTPKLYEPPEEFASNANVSDPAVYEEAERDYKSFWAERARELHWFREWDEVLQWNPPEAKWFVGGKTNVAYNCLDYQIEQGRGDKVALVWEGDEPSDGTTYTYSELLAEVEKFANVLKSLGAEKGKPVSIYLPMIPELPVAMLACARIGAPHSIVFGAFSASALRDRINDCEATILVTADAAPRGGRKTPLKQNADEALEDAPSIENVVVVRRTGDDVPMQDGRDRYYDELMADAEESCPAEEMDSEDLLFILYSSGSTGKPKGIVHTTGGYLTQVNATTKWTMDLKDEDVYWCTADIGWITGHSYLVYGPLSAGGTSVQFEGTPAYPASDRWWDVIEKHKVTILYTAPTAIRSFMKGGTEDLEKHDLSSLRLLGTVGEPINPRAWEWYHENVGGGRCPIVDTWWQTETGGHMITPLPGITPTKPGSATRPFPGIEAGLFDEEGNEIEGEGSGNLVIKKPWPGMLRTLYKDPERYRETYWEKYGDVYFVGDGARRDEDGYYWITGRIDDVMNVSGHRISTAEVESALVGHPAVAESAVIGRADEDKGQAIVAYVILEGDREGSDELIQELNGQVRKVIGAHARPQEIIFTPDLPKTRSGKIMRRILRGVAEGQQDLGDTSTLADPSVVDALKESRAAN, from the coding sequence ATGTCAGAGGAGCAGACCACGCCGAAGCTCTACGAGCCGCCCGAGGAATTCGCGTCGAATGCAAACGTGAGCGACCCGGCCGTCTACGAGGAGGCCGAGAGGGACTACAAGAGCTTCTGGGCCGAAAGAGCGCGCGAGCTCCACTGGTTCAGGGAATGGGACGAGGTCCTTCAGTGGAACCCGCCGGAGGCGAAGTGGTTTGTCGGGGGCAAGACGAACGTCGCCTACAACTGCCTCGACTACCAGATAGAGCAGGGCCGGGGGGACAAGGTCGCGCTCGTGTGGGAGGGGGACGAGCCCTCCGACGGCACGACCTACACCTACTCCGAGCTTCTTGCGGAAGTAGAGAAGTTCGCGAACGTGCTCAAGAGCCTCGGGGCCGAGAAGGGGAAGCCGGTCTCGATCTACCTGCCGATGATCCCCGAGCTTCCGGTAGCGATGCTCGCCTGCGCCCGGATCGGGGCTCCGCACTCGATCGTCTTCGGGGCGTTCAGCGCCTCGGCGCTTCGTGACCGGATAAACGACTGCGAGGCGACGATACTCGTGACCGCCGACGCTGCGCCGCGCGGCGGACGGAAGACTCCCCTGAAGCAGAACGCCGACGAGGCGCTCGAAGACGCGCCCTCGATCGAGAACGTCGTCGTCGTGCGGCGTACCGGCGACGACGTGCCGATGCAGGACGGTCGCGACCGCTACTACGACGAGCTGATGGCCGACGCCGAGGAGAGCTGCCCGGCCGAAGAGATGGACTCCGAGGACCTGCTCTTTATTCTCTACTCTTCCGGATCCACCGGAAAGCCCAAGGGCATCGTCCACACGACCGGCGGCTACCTCACGCAGGTCAACGCCACGACGAAGTGGACGATGGACCTCAAGGACGAGGACGTCTACTGGTGCACGGCGGACATCGGGTGGATCACGGGCCACTCCTACCTCGTCTACGGACCCTTGAGCGCGGGCGGGACGAGCGTCCAGTTCGAGGGAACGCCCGCCTACCCGGCCTCCGACCGCTGGTGGGACGTTATAGAGAAGCACAAGGTAACGATCCTCTACACCGCTCCGACGGCTATCCGCTCGTTCATGAAGGGCGGTACAGAAGACCTGGAGAAGCACGACCTCTCATCCCTGAGGCTCCTCGGGACCGTCGGGGAGCCCATAAACCCCCGGGCCTGGGAGTGGTACCACGAGAACGTCGGCGGCGGGCGGTGCCCGATCGTAGACACCTGGTGGCAGACGGAGACGGGCGGGCACATGATCACGCCGCTCCCCGGCATCACGCCGACCAAGCCCGGCAGCGCGACCCGGCCGTTCCCCGGCATCGAGGCCGGGCTCTTCGACGAGGAGGGCAACGAGATAGAGGGCGAGGGCTCGGGCAACCTCGTCATAAAGAAGCCCTGGCCCGGGATGCTCCGCACGCTCTACAAGGACCCGGAGCGCTACCGCGAGACGTACTGGGAGAAGTACGGCGACGTCTACTTTGTCGGGGACGGAGCGAGGCGCGACGAGGACGGATACTACTGGATCACGGGCCGCATCGACGACGTGATGAACGTCTCCGGACACCGCATCTCCACCGCCGAGGTCGAGTCGGCGCTCGTCGGACACCCGGCCGTCGCCGAATCGGCGGTTATCGGGCGGGCCGACGAGGACAAGGGGCAGGCCATCGTCGCCTACGTCATCCTCGAAGGCGACCGGGAGGGCTCGGATGAGTTGATCCAGGAGCTCAACGGGCAGGTGAGAAAGGTCATCGGGGCGCACGCGCGGCCGCAGGAGATCATCTTCACCCCCGACCTGCCGAAGACACGCAGCGGGAAGATCATGCGCCGCATCCTGCGCGGAGTCGCGGAGGGGCAGCAGGACCTCGGCGATACCTCGACTCTCGCCGACCCCTCGGTCGTGGACGCGCTCAAGGAGAGCCGCGCCGCGAACTGA
- a CDS encoding glycosyltransferase family 4 protein, whose product MKVLFVTSTFPRSEDDDQVPWLLELTLVLRERGLDVEVLAPTYEGLSSHRVFGVPVHRYRYWRKTGEVVTHEAGAMNKMERGSGLFLPALSLVGAGTIAAARLARRRKFDVIHSHWPLPMGLPAQAADWYSRGAPGLVATFHGAEVALAKRKSHYRPVLKWLTGNLDAAISNSRSTAATVEELTGVRPEVIPFGPPRGSVDFGRGPEDGASGDDGLPVVLAVGRMIERKGFPVLVRAAKRLRGRARVVIVGGGEYESVVRREVERAGVGDVVTLAGRLSNAELAAAYAGCAVFCLPAVLDSRGETEGLGVVLIEAMSHGKPVVASDIGGIPDAVEAGETGLLVKPNDPDALADALLSVVRDDTLARRLGEAGRRRARDLFSWESVAERHLALYRRAISRASAPAR is encoded by the coding sequence ATGAAGGTTCTCTTCGTCACCTCGACCTTTCCGCGCTCCGAGGACGACGACCAGGTTCCCTGGCTCCTTGAGCTTACCCTCGTTCTGCGCGAGCGCGGTCTCGACGTGGAGGTCCTCGCCCCGACCTACGAGGGCCTCTCCAGCCACCGGGTCTTCGGCGTCCCGGTGCACCGCTACCGCTACTGGCGAAAGACCGGCGAGGTAGTTACGCACGAGGCCGGAGCGATGAACAAGATGGAGCGCGGCTCGGGTCTCTTTCTCCCGGCGCTCTCGCTCGTCGGGGCGGGGACCATCGCGGCGGCGAGGCTCGCACGCCGGCGAAAGTTCGACGTGATCCACTCCCACTGGCCGCTCCCGATGGGCCTCCCGGCGCAGGCCGCCGACTGGTACTCGCGCGGGGCTCCGGGGCTCGTTGCGACCTTTCACGGGGCCGAGGTCGCGCTCGCCAAACGCAAGTCGCACTACCGTCCCGTCCTGAAATGGCTCACGGGGAACCTCGACGCGGCGATCTCCAACTCCCGCAGCACGGCGGCGACCGTCGAAGAGCTTACCGGCGTCCGTCCGGAGGTCATACCCTTCGGTCCGCCGCGCGGCTCGGTGGACTTCGGCCGGGGGCCGGAGGACGGGGCATCCGGGGACGACGGCCTCCCGGTCGTGCTTGCGGTCGGGCGGATGATCGAACGCAAGGGCTTTCCGGTCCTCGTGCGGGCAGCAAAGCGTCTGAGAGGCCGGGCGCGGGTCGTGATCGTCGGCGGCGGCGAGTACGAGAGCGTCGTCCGGCGCGAGGTCGAGCGCGCGGGCGTCGGGGACGTCGTTACGCTCGCGGGCAGGCTCTCGAACGCGGAGCTTGCGGCGGCCTACGCCGGATGCGCGGTCTTCTGCCTTCCGGCGGTCCTCGACTCGCGGGGCGAGACGGAGGGGCTCGGGGTCGTCCTGATCGAGGCCATGTCCCACGGCAAGCCGGTCGTTGCGAGCGACATCGGAGGCATCCCGGACGCCGTCGAGGCTGGGGAGACGGGCCTTCTCGTAAAGCCGAACGACCCGGACGCCCTTGCGGACGCACTCCTCTCGGTTGTCCGTGACGATACGCTCGCCCGCAGGCTCGGGGAGGCGGGCCGCAGGAGAGCGCGGGACCTCTTCTCCTGGGAGAGCGTCGCCGAGCGGCACCTCGCGCTCTACCGGCGGGCGATCTCCCGGGCGAGCGCCCCGGCGCGGTGA
- a CDS encoding LysM peptidoglycan-binding domain-containing protein — protein sequence MKRAAREKTQRGATRQTAGYVPDRRGVYRRRRLAAAVVLLAVALSLHFSAGAGAEEETVLYTVTPGDTLWSIAADRTSFTEDPRVTVEEVRRENALSGYEIHAGQVLKLPA from the coding sequence GTGAAAAGAGCGGCAAGAGAGAAGACGCAGAGAGGAGCGACCCGCCAGACGGCGGGCTACGTACCGGACCGGCGAGGCGTCTACCGCAGGCGTCGGCTGGCGGCGGCCGTCGTGCTTCTTGCGGTCGCGCTTTCGCTCCACTTCAGCGCCGGGGCCGGTGCGGAGGAGGAGACGGTACTCTACACCGTAACGCCGGGCGACACGCTCTGGAGCATCGCCGCCGACCGAACCTCCTTCACCGAGGACCCGAGGGTTACGGTCGAGGAGGTACGCCGGGAGAACGCTCTCTCGGGGTATGAGATCCACGCCGGGCAGGTTCTCAAGCTCCCGGCCTGA
- a CDS encoding zinc metallopeptidase: MGFGGYILIMVIGMIISGLAALWVRRSYAKWSKQPSRSGLTGAQTARMILDRNGLSNVRVEPVAGTLTDHYDPGAKVIRLSESNYNGHSIAGVSVAAHEAGHAVQDAVGYMPMKLRAGIFPVVNISSQLWPLAFMLGIFTAGSFGNTLITLAMILFLGVLAFHVVTLPVEINASTRAYGMLTRYGILSHGEAGGTRSVLTAAAFTYIAAALTSVLMFLYLFLASRQ; the protein is encoded by the coding sequence ATGGGATTCGGTGGATACATCCTGATCATGGTCATCGGCATGATCATCAGCGGCCTTGCGGCGCTGTGGGTCAGACGGTCGTACGCTAAGTGGTCCAAGCAGCCGAGCCGGAGCGGCCTGACGGGGGCGCAGACGGCGCGGATGATCCTTGACCGGAACGGCCTCTCGAACGTGCGCGTCGAGCCGGTCGCCGGGACGCTAACCGATCACTACGACCCGGGCGCGAAGGTGATCCGGCTCTCCGAGAGCAACTACAACGGCCACTCCATAGCCGGGGTGAGCGTCGCCGCTCACGAGGCCGGGCACGCCGTTCAAGACGCCGTCGGGTACATGCCGATGAAGCTGCGCGCGGGGATCTTCCCGGTCGTGAACATCAGCAGCCAGCTCTGGCCGCTCGCGTTCATGCTCGGCATCTTCACCGCCGGGTCGTTCGGGAACACGCTTATAACGCTGGCCATGATCCTCTTCCTCGGGGTGCTCGCCTTTCACGTGGTTACGCTCCCGGTCGAGATCAACGCCTCAACCCGGGCCTACGGGATGCTGACGCGCTACGGCATCCTCTCGCACGGCGAGGCGGGCGGCACGAGGAGCGTGCTCACGGCGGCGGCCTTCACCTACATCGCCGCAGCCCTGACCTCGGTCCTTATGTTCCTCTACCTCTTCCTCGCGAGCCGTCAGTAG